A genome region from Micromonospora inyonensis includes the following:
- a CDS encoding acyl-CoA dehydrogenase family protein yields MSEFSLDLNEEQRDLRDWVHGFAAEVVRPAAAEWDEREETPWPVIQEAAKVGLYGFEFLVTCFGDPTGLSLPIASEELFWGDAGIGLSIFGTSLAVAAIYGSGTPDQLVEWVPQCFGDPESPAVAAFCSTEPEAGSDVGAMRTRATYDEARDEWVLRGQKAYATNGGIAGVHVVTASVAPDLGSRGQAAFVVPPGTKGLHATRKLRKLGLRASHTADVFLDEVRVPGHCLLGGREALSTRLDRARAGQRASGQAAMRTFELSRPTVGAQAIGVARAAYEYALDYARTRIQFGRPIIENQAVAFALADMKMEIDAARLLVWRASWMGRNEKPFAAGEGSMSKLKAGEVAVAVTEKAVQLLGGAGFLRDHPVERWYRDAKIYTIFEGTSEIQRLVIARAISGMQVR; encoded by the coding sequence ATGTCCGAGTTCTCGCTCGACCTGAACGAGGAACAGCGGGATCTCCGCGACTGGGTGCACGGCTTCGCCGCCGAGGTCGTGCGCCCGGCCGCGGCCGAGTGGGACGAGCGGGAGGAAACCCCGTGGCCGGTGATCCAGGAGGCGGCGAAGGTCGGCCTCTACGGCTTCGAGTTCCTCGTCACCTGCTTCGGCGACCCCACCGGCCTCTCTCTCCCGATCGCCAGCGAGGAACTCTTCTGGGGTGACGCCGGCATCGGGCTGAGCATCTTCGGCACCTCCCTCGCCGTCGCCGCCATCTACGGCTCCGGCACCCCCGACCAGCTCGTCGAGTGGGTGCCCCAGTGCTTCGGCGACCCGGAGTCCCCGGCCGTCGCCGCGTTCTGCTCCACCGAACCCGAGGCCGGCTCCGACGTCGGCGCGATGCGCACCCGGGCCACCTACGACGAGGCACGCGACGAGTGGGTGCTGCGCGGGCAGAAGGCGTACGCCACCAACGGCGGGATCGCCGGGGTGCACGTGGTCACCGCGTCGGTCGCCCCCGACCTGGGCTCGCGCGGGCAGGCCGCGTTCGTCGTACCGCCGGGCACGAAGGGGCTGCACGCCACCCGCAAGCTGCGCAAGCTCGGCCTGCGCGCGTCGCACACCGCCGACGTCTTCCTCGACGAGGTACGCGTACCCGGCCACTGCCTGCTCGGCGGACGGGAGGCACTGTCGACGCGCCTCGACCGCGCCCGTGCCGGCCAACGCGCCTCCGGCCAGGCCGCGATGCGTACCTTCGAGCTGTCCCGGCCGACGGTCGGCGCGCAGGCGATCGGGGTGGCCCGCGCCGCCTACGAGTACGCCCTGGACTACGCGAGGACCCGGATCCAGTTCGGTCGGCCGATCATCGAGAACCAGGCGGTCGCGTTCGCGCTGGCCGACATGAAGATGGAGATCGACGCGGCCCGGCTGCTGGTGTGGCGGGCGTCCTGGATGGGACGCAACGAGAAACCGTTCGCCGCCGGGGAGGGCTCGATGTCCAAGCTGAAGGCGGGCGAGGTGGCCGTCGCGGTCACCGAGAAGGCGGTGCAGCTGCTCGGCGGGGCCGGGTTCCTCCGCGACCACCCGGTCGAACGCTGGTACCGGGACGCCAAGATCTACACCATCTTCGAGGGGACGTCGGAGATCCAGCGGCTGGTGATCGCCCGCGCCATCTCCGGTATGCAGGTGCGCTGA
- a CDS encoding SCP2 sterol-binding domain-containing protein, producing the protein MTDFDPATFSSYGPKEFAKLVKSTPDKKIAEVMSGELRGKVLDEVFSRMPSLFRAEKAGSTDAVLHWNITGRPDGGSDTYEVVISNGACTVNSTPEREPKLTLTLGPVEFLKIVAGAANPAMMFMTGKLKAKGDLGLAANIPNLFDIPKG; encoded by the coding sequence ATGACTGACTTCGATCCGGCCACCTTCTCCTCGTACGGCCCCAAGGAGTTCGCCAAGCTCGTCAAGTCCACGCCGGACAAGAAGATCGCCGAGGTGATGTCGGGCGAGCTGCGGGGCAAGGTCCTCGACGAGGTGTTCAGCCGGATGCCGTCGCTGTTCCGCGCCGAGAAGGCGGGCTCCACCGACGCGGTGCTGCACTGGAACATCACCGGGCGTCCGGACGGCGGCTCCGACACGTACGAGGTCGTCATCTCCAACGGCGCCTGCACGGTCAACTCCACGCCGGAGCGGGAGCCGAAGCTGACCCTGACCCTCGGTCCGGTCGAGTTCCTCAAGATCGTCGCGGGTGCGGCCAACCCGGCCATGATGTTCATGACCGGCAAGCTGAAGGCCAAGGGCGACCTGGGCCTGGCTGCCAACATCCCCAACCTGTTCGACATCCCCAAGGGCTGA
- a CDS encoding TetR/AcrR family transcriptional regulator — MSSPPSFRRLPRAVREQQMLDAAVRAFSRRGFHAASMDEIAEDAGISKPMVYAYLGTKEALFIACLHREGTRMVEAIAGAAAPNLPADERLWRGLRAFFGFVGAHRDGWVVLYRQARGEQPFAGELAVMRSRMVEVVAGMLDHALRARGREVREIDLEVIAYALVGASESLADWLADHPEADPAKTATRMMNIAWLGADQLLRGETWRPPVE, encoded by the coding sequence GTGTCCAGCCCTCCCTCGTTCCGTCGTCTGCCCCGGGCCGTCCGTGAGCAGCAGATGCTCGACGCGGCCGTCCGCGCCTTCTCCCGCCGGGGCTTCCACGCCGCCAGCATGGACGAGATCGCCGAGGACGCCGGCATCTCGAAACCGATGGTCTACGCGTACCTCGGGACGAAGGAGGCGCTCTTCATCGCGTGCCTGCACCGGGAGGGCACCCGCATGGTCGAGGCCATCGCCGGGGCTGCCGCCCCCAACCTGCCGGCCGACGAGCGGCTCTGGCGGGGACTGCGGGCGTTCTTCGGATTCGTCGGCGCGCACCGGGACGGCTGGGTCGTGCTCTACCGGCAGGCGCGGGGCGAGCAGCCGTTCGCCGGGGAGCTGGCCGTGATGCGCAGCCGGATGGTCGAGGTGGTCGCCGGCATGCTCGACCACGCCCTGCGCGCCCGGGGCCGCGAGGTCCGCGAGATCGACCTGGAGGTGATCGCGTACGCCCTGGTCGGCGCGAGCGAGTCGCTGGCCGACTGGCTCGCCGACCATCCCGAGGCGGACCCGGCGAAGACCGCCACCCGGATGATGAACATCGCCTGGCTCGGTGCGGACCAGCTGCTGCGCGGCGAGACCTGGCGTCCGCCCGTGGAGTGA
- a CDS encoding adenylosuccinate synthetase, giving the protein MNHVMVVDLGYGDAGKGTVVDWLCATRPVHTVVRFNGGAQAAHNVVLADGRQHTFAQFGAGTFRPGVRTHLSRHVVVDPLALAAEADHLTSVGVPDALDRLTVDGEALLATPYHRAANRARELARGADRHGSCGLGVGEAVAYGLAHPDEAPRVADCRRPDLLRHRLTRLRDRLTAELGPLDAPPVSDCQPAFTGFAARVAIVDGSYLAGVLRAGTCVFEGAQGVLLDEWHGFHPYTTWSTTTFANAEALLAEAGLAGTARRLGVLRTVTTRHGPGPLVTEDRTLALTDPRNPTNAWQGRFRFGHFDAVAHRYALDVASGVDGLVLTHLDLADRGLRFCRRYETVDRLPAGPPGDLDRQAALTARLLAARPVYDTAPVDWAAAVGDALGAPVVLTSHGPTAEDKRPVTSFGTERPEEKRPVTPAGTEQPAVAVGR; this is encoded by the coding sequence GTGAACCACGTGATGGTGGTCGACCTCGGCTACGGGGACGCCGGCAAGGGCACCGTCGTGGACTGGCTCTGCGCGACCCGGCCGGTGCACACGGTGGTCCGGTTCAACGGGGGCGCGCAGGCGGCGCACAACGTGGTGCTCGCCGACGGCCGCCAGCACACGTTCGCGCAGTTCGGGGCGGGGACGTTCCGCCCCGGCGTACGGACCCACCTGTCCCGGCACGTGGTGGTGGACCCGTTGGCGCTGGCCGCCGAGGCCGACCACCTCACCTCGGTGGGGGTGCCGGACGCCCTCGACCGGCTCACCGTCGACGGCGAGGCGCTGCTCGCCACGCCGTACCACCGGGCCGCCAACCGGGCTCGCGAACTGGCCCGGGGAGCCGACCGGCACGGCTCCTGCGGGCTGGGGGTGGGTGAGGCCGTCGCGTACGGTCTCGCCCACCCCGACGAGGCGCCCCGGGTGGCCGACTGCCGCCGCCCGGACCTGCTGCGGCACCGGCTGACCCGGCTGCGGGACCGGCTGACCGCCGAACTCGGCCCGCTGGACGCGCCGCCGGTCTCCGACTGCCAGCCCGCGTTCACCGGGTTCGCCGCCCGGGTGGCGATCGTCGACGGGTCGTACCTGGCCGGGGTGCTGCGGGCGGGCACCTGCGTCTTCGAGGGGGCGCAGGGGGTGCTGCTGGACGAGTGGCACGGCTTCCACCCGTACACGACGTGGAGCACCACCACCTTCGCCAACGCCGAGGCGCTGCTCGCCGAGGCGGGCCTGGCCGGCACCGCCCGGCGGCTGGGCGTGCTGCGCACCGTCACCACCCGGCACGGGCCGGGTCCGCTGGTCACCGAGGACCGGACGCTGGCGCTGACCGACCCGCGCAACCCGACCAACGCGTGGCAGGGCCGCTTCCGCTTCGGCCACTTCGACGCGGTCGCCCACCGGTACGCGCTCGACGTGGCCAGCGGGGTGGACGGGCTGGTCCTCACCCATCTGGACCTGGCCGACCGGGGGCTGCGGTTCTGCCGCCGGTACGAGACCGTGGACCGGCTGCCGGCCGGTCCGCCCGGCGACCTCGACCGGCAGGCCGCGCTCACCGCCCGCCTGCTGGCCGCCCGCCCGGTGTACGACACCGCGCCGGTCGACTGGGCGGCGGCGGTCGGCGACGCACTCGGCGCCCCGGTGGTGCTCACCTCGCACGGCCCCACCGCCGAGGACAAGCGACCGGTGACGTCCTTCGGGACCGAGCGGCCGGAGGAGAAACGGCCGGTGACGCCCGCCGGGACCGAGCAGCCGGCGGTCGCGGTCGGGCGGTAG